One Brassica napus cultivar Da-Ae chromosome A1, Da-Ae, whole genome shotgun sequence genomic region harbors:
- the LOC106432449 gene encoding BOI-related E3 ubiquitin-protein ligase 1-like codes for MNNQIIPVGFPVIFGDRQLQHMQSRAADPVQTAPSFNKYHFNQSPAIFKRQRDYALDSNALMTAQKRRSVAFAPPQSLIEAQLVSQVQQQQTDIDLFATQQTQTLRLELEARQRTQTLSLASAVQSAFVKKLKQRDDEIVRMGKLNYVLQERVKSLYVENQTLRDLAQTNEATANTLRSNLEHVLAQVDEFPATAAAGGDVFRPPVEEDTVSSCGSCDGADGGDVTAVTRGCKRCGERTASVLVLPCRHLCLCTVCGSALLQSCPVCNTVMHASVHVNNNMS; via the coding sequence ATGAACAATCAAATCATCCCCGTCGGTTTTCCGGTGATATTCGGAGACCGGCAGTTACAGCACATGCAGTCTCGCGCCGCAGATCCAGTTCAAACCGCACCAAGCTTCAACAAATACCATTTCAACCAATCTCCAGCGATATTTAAACGACAGAGAGATTATGCGCTTGACTCCAACGCTCTAATGACAGCTCAGAAACGTAGGTCCGTTGCGTTTGCCCCGCCACAGTCTCTAATTGAGGCACAACTCGTTTCTCAGGTCCAGCAGCAACAAACAGATATCGATCTGTTCGCCACACAGCAAACGCAAACGCTCAGATTGGAGTTAGAAGCGAGGCAGAGAACGCAAACGTTATCCTTAGCGTCAGCGGTTCAGTCCGCGTTTGTCAAAAAGCTTAAACAGAGAGACGACGAGATCGTCCGAATGGGGAAACTAAACTATGTTTTGCAAGAACGAGTGAAGAGTCTCTACGTCGAGAATCAGACCTTGCGTGACCTCGCTCAGACCAATGAAGCTACAGCTAACACTCTCCGGTCAAATCTTGAACATGTTCTCGCTCAGGTCGACGAGTTTCCGGCGACCGCAGCAGCCGGCGGAGATGTTTTTCGTCCTCCGGTAGAAGAGGATACGGTATCCAGCTGCGGGAGCTGCGACGGTGCTGATGGTGGTGATGTCACGGCGGTCACAAGAGGATGCAAACGGTGCGGTGAAAGAACGGCTAGTGTATTGGTGCTGCCTTGCCGTCACTTGTGTTTGTGTACAGTTTGTGGATCGGCTCTGTTACAGTCATGCCCTGTATGCAATACGGTCATGCATGCTAGTGTCCATGTTAACAATAACATGTCATGA